The Anopheles merus strain MAF chromosome 2L, AmerM5.1, whole genome shotgun sequence genome has a segment encoding these proteins:
- the LOC121593586 gene encoding homeodomain-interacting protein kinase 2 isoform X1 — protein sequence MGAPSNGSKTAHSKVATGGGHANTQTSSKRSSSGADGDYQLVQHEVLYSLSAQYEVLEFLGRGTFGQVVKCWKKGTSDIVAIKILKNHPSYARQGQIEVSILSRLSQENADEFNFVRAFECFQHKNHTCLVFEMLEQNLYDFLKQNKFSPLPLKYIRPILQQVLTALLKLKQLGLIHADLKPENIMLVDPNRQPYRVKVIDFGSASHVSKTVCNTYLQSRYYRAPEIILGLPFCEAIDMWSLGCVVAELFLGWPLYPGSSEYDQIRYISQTQGLPTEHMLNSASKTAKFFYRDVDSTYPFWRLKTPEEHEAETNNKSKEARKYIFNCLDDIGQVNVPTDIEGGQLLAEKTDRREFIDLLKRMLTIDQERRITPGEALNHSFATLAHLVDYAHCNNVKASVQMMEVCRRTDSMIHTYNLSVQPTTATLVTNFVPNTTENMTITFNNQVQRIVRERAPTYDNHLYQIYGGRNVGRQYSNARPDAFQHQLVSSILCPPGYQTMPSPTKHVVVGGTSMQPPLQVPPQQYVNVPVPVSMVEPSSGQRMLLTNAVQPNVAWPQSGRQVAIVPSWSQQPGPAHSLIVDSAPFLKLEGIYPNPHLNIQTSHHEPKKESPVHHLVVRKYSSVSRHDKKENNQLSPVKKRVKENTPPHQRYNRSHMCPQYHDNGTGSGATAGSSSAVASSSSSSTSAFYQQQQQQQQQQQSQVPSTSGSQQMQAPPVQQAQAQAQVPAPQHHHHHHHSQQQPQLASGSSGSGGHHSHHHQQQHYQPVDSSGPISGGGAGNLHHSSSSTSSYGGSGSGGAGGSSVVMGGNGNIHHSGSGHHHHGSSGHIHHGHGHAHHGGGGGAGHHGSSHHGHGGSGSYGGSSKQQTITIHDTPSPTAVITISDSEDESPEVKHSTSSSSKGSSHNAASGQACTRGTHQSSSSCRGGGGGSGGNGCSGGIKTSSSSSNVAHNSSASNQLSGGSGAHQQQPQPQPSSYQQYGQPQQQHMSVISSGSSGGNGASCSGGSSSGRQRKSTAVSSSATACVTLGDSDGEGERRSPKHQPIKYEQHAGQSQKKRLLAMAQNECLLLPSSGGSGGSQQPLHVPKQEPSEFVAYEYPSQQQQQQVDKRSSWAPPTMGSSSSSSHYGGGGHKRESSSYIPSSSASSSSSLAAATAAAAAAAAAAIQQQQHQGGGSGGGGCSGGSLGHAPPPHAHAKSTPTGATSWGPPTAAVYRQHQPSANTPLGSSPGAILQQHQHQAQQQQDMYAQGDMYRRSAVFVSQAAPYQTAYNRVVPPPAHNASSRQVRKTPLSTSSPYASKDSTTSTERFPSFPLQVLPTHPLPAHIQFPTAQYGQFGPLSPAQIANKHHYAWFGE from the exons ATGGGTGCCCCGTCCAACGGCTCCAAGACGGCACATTCAAAGGTTGCAACCGGAGGAGGTCATGCCAACACGCAGACCTCCAGCAAGCGTTCCAGCAGCGGTGCCGACGGTGACTACCAGCTGGTACAGCACGAGGTGCTCTACTCCCTCTCCGCCCAGTATGAG GTCCTAGAATTTCTTGGCCGCGGCACATTCGGGCAGGTGGTAAAATGCTGGAAGAAGGGCACGAGCGACATCGTCGCGATCAAGATCCTGAAGAACCATCCGTCCTACGCGCGGCAGGGCCAGATCGAGGTGTCGATCCTCAGCCGGCTCAGCCAGGAGAATGCGGACGAGTTCAACTTCGTGCGGGCGTTCGAGTGCTTCCAGCACAAGAACCACACCTGTCTGGTGTTCGAGATGCTCGAGCAGAACCTGTACGACTTTCTGAAGCAGAACAAATTCTCGCCGCTTCCGCTGAAGTACATCAGGCCCATACTGCAACAG GTTTTGACTGCCCTGTTGAAGCTGAAGCAGTTGGGCCTGATCCACGCGGACTTGAAGCCCGAAAACATCATGCTGGTCGATCCTAACCGACAACCTTACCG CGTGAAGGTGATCGATTTCGGATCGGCGTCGCACGTCAGCAAAACGGTGTGCAATACGTACCTGCAGTCGCGCTACTACCGTGCACCGGAAATTATCCTCGGGCTGCCGTTCTGCGAGGCGATCGACATGTGGTCGCTCGGCTGTGTGGTGGCGGAACTGTTCCTGGGTTGGCCCTTGTATCCCGGATCGTCTGAGTATGATCAAATCCG GTACATATCGCAGACACAGGGTCTACCGACTGAGCACATGCTGAACAGTGCCAGCAAGACGGCAAAGTTCTTCTACCGCGATGTCGACTCGACGTACCCGTTCTGGCGGTTGAAAACGCCCGAGGAGCACGAGGCGGAGACGAACAACAAGAGCAAGGAGGCACGCAAGTACATCTTCAACTGTCTGGACGATATCGGGCAGGTGAACGTGCCGACCGACATCGAGGGTGGACAGCTGCTGGCGGAGAAGACGGACCGGCGCGAGTTTATCGATCTGCTGAAGCGCATGCTAACGATCGATCAGGAGCGGCGCATTACGCCGGGCGAGGCTCTGAACCACTCGTTCGCGACGCTGGCCCACCTGGTGGACTATGCGCACTGTAACAACGTGAAGGCGTCGGTACAGATGATGGAGGTTTGTCGCCGTACGGACTCGATGATTCACAC TTATAACCTGAGTGTGCAACCAACGACGGCCACGCTGGTGACCAACTTTGTGCCGAACACGACCGAAAACATGACGATCACGTTCAACAACCAGGTGCAGCGGATTGTGCGCGAGCGCGCCCCGACCTACGACAACCATCTGTACCAGATCTACGGCGGGCGTAACGTGGGCCGCCAGTACAGCAATGCCCGGCCGGATGCGTTCCAGCACCAGCTCGTGTCGAGTATACTGTGCCCGCCCGGCTATCAGACAATGCCGAGCCCCACGAAGCACGTGGTCGTCGGTGGTACGTCGATGCAGCCCCCGTTGCAGGTGCCGCCGCAGCAGTACGTGAACGTGCCCGTCCCCGTGTCGATGGTGGAACCGTCCTCCGGCCAGCGGATGCTGCTCACGAACGCGGTCCAGCCGAACGTGGCGTGGCCGCAGTCGGGCCGGCAGGTCGCCATCGTACCGTCCTGGTCGCAGCAGCCCGGGCCGGCCCATTCGCTCATTGTCGATTCGGCACCGTTCCTGAAGCTGGAAGGAATCTACCCGAACCCGCACCTCAACATCCAAACGAGCCATCACGAGCCGAAGAAGGAGTCGCCCGTACATCATCTGGT TGTTCGTAAATATTCCAGCGTTTCCCGGCACGACAAGAAGGAAAACAACCAATTGTCGCCGGTCAAAAAGCGTGTCAAGGAGAATACTCCGCCCCACCAGCGGTACAACCGGAGCCACATGTGCCCGCAGTACCACGACAATGGTACGGGCAGTGGTGCGACAGCCGGAAGCAGCAGTGCGGTCGCCTcatcctcgtcctcgtcgacGTCCGCGTtctatcagcagcagcagcagcagcaacagcagcaacaatccCAGGTCCCGAGCACTAGTGGCAGCCAGCAGATGCAGGCACCACCGGTACAACAAGCCCAGGCACAGGCTCAGGTCCCGGCCCcgcagcaccatcaccaccatcatcattcgcagcagcagccgcagctgGCGAGTGGTAGCAGTGGCAGCGGTGGTCACCACagccatcaccatcagcaacagcacTATCAGCCGGTGGATTCGTCCGGTCCGATCAGTGGTGGCGGTGCAGGCAATTTGCATCACTCGTCATCTTCCACCTCGTCGTACGGTGGCAGTGGAAGCGGCGGTGCTGGTGGTTCGTCCGTAGTGATGGGAGGCAATGGAAATATCCACCATAGTGGCAGCGGCCACCATCACCACGGCAGCAGTGGACACATCCATCACGGACACGGCCACGCTCAtcatggcggtggtggtggtgcgggtCATCATGGCAGCAGTCACCACGGGCACGGTGGCAGCGGAAGCTacggtggcagcagcaagcagcagacGATCACAATTCACGATACACCGTCGCCGACGGCTGTGATTACGATCTCGGACAGTGAGGATGAGTCGCCGGAGGTGAAACACAGCACGAGCTCGTCCTCGAAGGGCTCCTCGCACAACGCGGCCTCGGGTCAGGCGTGTACGCGTGGCACACATCAATCGTCGTCCTCGTGCCGCGGAGGAGGGGGAGGAAGCGGCGGAAACGGTTGCAGTGGGGGTATTAAGACGTCCTCGTCCTCTTCAAACGTTGCGCACAATTCGTCCGCATCGAACCAGCTCAGTGGTGGATCCGGTGCccatcagcagcaaccacaaccacaaccgTCGTCGTACCAGCAGTACGGACAACCTCAGCAGCAACACATGAGCGTCATTAGTAGCGGTAGTAGCGGCGGCAATGGTGCATCCTGTAGCGGTGGCTCTAGCAGTGGCCGACAGCGCAAATCGACGGCGGTGTCATCGTCGGCGACCGCGTGCGTTACGCTCGGGGACAGCGATGGCGAAGGGGAACGTCGCAGTCCAAAGCATCAGC CGATCAAGTACGAACAGCATGCCGGACAGTCGCAGAAGAAGCGTCTGCTTGCGATGGCCCAGAACGAATGTCTGCTGCTGCCCTCGTCCGGCGGCAGCGGTGGCAGCCAGCAGCCACTGCACGTTCCGAAACAGGAGCCGAGCGAGTTTGTCGCGTACGAGTATccttcgcagcagcagcagcagcaggtcgaCAAGCGTTCCTCGTGGGCCCCACCAACGATGGgatcgtcctcctcgtcctcccaCTACGGTGGCGGTGGACACAAGCGCGAATCGTCATCGTACATCCCGTCGTCTTCAGCATCGTCTTCGTCCTCGCTGGCCGCAGCAAcggcagccgcagcagcagccgccgccgcagccatccagcagcagcaacatcagggTGGTGGCAGTGGAGGAGGCGGCTGCAGCGGGGGCTCCCTCGGGCATGCTCCTCCGCCGCATGCTCACGCCAAGAGCACGCCGACCGGGGCGACCTCCTGGGGCCCCCCGACGGCGGCCGTGTACCGTCAGCATCAGCCGAGCGCCAACACGCCGCTCGGCAGTTCGCCCGGAGCCAtcctgcagcagcatcagcatcaggcccagcagcagcaggacatGTACGCCCAGGGGGACATGTACCGCCGATCGGCGGTATTCGTCTCGCAGGCAGCCCCCTACCAGACGGCGTACAATCgggtggtgccgccgccgGCACACAACGCCTCCAGCCGACAGGTGCGGAAGACACCGCTTAGCACTAGCTCGCCGTACGCGTCCAAGGACAGCACGACCAGCACTGAGCGCTTCCCGTCTTTTCCGTTGCAGGTGCTGCCCACACACCCGCTGCCAGCGCACATTCAGTTCCCGACTGCCCAGTACGGCCAGTTCGGACCGCTGAGCCCGGCACAGATCGCCAACAAGCACCACTACGCCTGGTTCGGCGAGTAA
- the LOC121593586 gene encoding homeodomain-interacting protein kinase 2 isoform X4 → MGAPSNGSKTAHSKVATGGGHANTQTSSKRSSSGADGDYQLVQHEVLYSLSAQYEVLEFLGRGTFGQVVKCWKKGTSDIVAIKILKNHPSYARQGQIEVSILSRLSQENADEFNFVRAFECFQHKNHTCLVFEMLEQNLYDFLKQNKFSPLPLKYIRPILQQVLTALLKLKQLGLIHADLKPENIMLVDPNRQPYRVKVIDFGSASHVSKTVCNTYLQSRYYRAPEIILGLPFCEAIDMWSLGCVVAELFLGWPLYPGSSEYDQIRYISQTQGLPTEHMLNSASKTAKFFYRDVDSTYPFWRLKTPEEHEAETNNKSKEARKYIFNCLDDIGQVNVPTDIEGGQLLAEKTDRREFIDLLKRMLTIDQERRITPGEALNHSFATLAHLVDYAHCNNVKASVQMMEVCRRTDSMIHTYNLSVQPTTATLVTNFVPNTTENMTITFNNQVQRIVRERAPTYDNHLYQIYGGRNVGRQYSNARPDAFQHQLVSSILCPPGYQTMPSPTKHVVVGGTSMQPPLQVPPQQYVNVPVPVSMVEPSSGQRMLLTNAVQPNVAWPQSGRQVAIVPSWSQQPGPAHSLIVDSAPFLKLEGIYPNPHLNIQTSHHEPKKESPVHHLVVSRHDKKENNQLSPVKKRVKENTPPHQRYNRSHMCPQYHDNGTGSGATAGSSSAVASSSSSSTSAFYQQQQQQQQQQQSQVPSTSGSQQMQAPPVQQAQAQAQVPAPQHHHHHHHSQQQPQLASGSSGSGGHHSHHHQQQHYQPVDSSGPISGGGAGNLHHSSSSTSSYGGSGSGGAGGSSVVMGGNGNIHHSGSGHHHHGSSGHIHHGHGHAHHGGGGGAGHHGSSHHGHGGSGSYGGSSKQQTITIHDTPSPTAVITISDSEDESPEVKHSTSSSSKGSSHNAASGQACTRGTHQSSSSCRGGGGGSGGNGCSGGIKTSSSSSNVAHNSSASNQLSGGSGAHQQQPQPQPSSYQQYGQPQQQHMSVISSGSSGGNGASCSGGSSSGRQRKSTAVSSSATACVTLGDSDGEGERRSPKHQPIKYEQHAGQSQKKRLLAMAQNECLLLPSSGGSGGSQQPLHVPKQEPSEFVAYEYPSQQQQQQVDKRSSWAPPTMGSSSSSSHYGGGGHKRESSSYIPSSSASSSSSLAAATAAAAAAAAAAIQQQQHQGGGSGGGGCSGGSLGHAPPPHAHAKSTPTGATSWGPPTAAVYRQHQPSANTPLGSSPGAILQQHQHQAQQQQDMYAQGDMYRRSAVFVSQAAPYQTAYNRVVPPPAHNASSRQVLPTHPLPAHIQFPTAQYGQFGPLSPAQIANKHHYAWFGE, encoded by the exons ATGGGTGCCCCGTCCAACGGCTCCAAGACGGCACATTCAAAGGTTGCAACCGGAGGAGGTCATGCCAACACGCAGACCTCCAGCAAGCGTTCCAGCAGCGGTGCCGACGGTGACTACCAGCTGGTACAGCACGAGGTGCTCTACTCCCTCTCCGCCCAGTATGAG GTCCTAGAATTTCTTGGCCGCGGCACATTCGGGCAGGTGGTAAAATGCTGGAAGAAGGGCACGAGCGACATCGTCGCGATCAAGATCCTGAAGAACCATCCGTCCTACGCGCGGCAGGGCCAGATCGAGGTGTCGATCCTCAGCCGGCTCAGCCAGGAGAATGCGGACGAGTTCAACTTCGTGCGGGCGTTCGAGTGCTTCCAGCACAAGAACCACACCTGTCTGGTGTTCGAGATGCTCGAGCAGAACCTGTACGACTTTCTGAAGCAGAACAAATTCTCGCCGCTTCCGCTGAAGTACATCAGGCCCATACTGCAACAG GTTTTGACTGCCCTGTTGAAGCTGAAGCAGTTGGGCCTGATCCACGCGGACTTGAAGCCCGAAAACATCATGCTGGTCGATCCTAACCGACAACCTTACCG CGTGAAGGTGATCGATTTCGGATCGGCGTCGCACGTCAGCAAAACGGTGTGCAATACGTACCTGCAGTCGCGCTACTACCGTGCACCGGAAATTATCCTCGGGCTGCCGTTCTGCGAGGCGATCGACATGTGGTCGCTCGGCTGTGTGGTGGCGGAACTGTTCCTGGGTTGGCCCTTGTATCCCGGATCGTCTGAGTATGATCAAATCCG GTACATATCGCAGACACAGGGTCTACCGACTGAGCACATGCTGAACAGTGCCAGCAAGACGGCAAAGTTCTTCTACCGCGATGTCGACTCGACGTACCCGTTCTGGCGGTTGAAAACGCCCGAGGAGCACGAGGCGGAGACGAACAACAAGAGCAAGGAGGCACGCAAGTACATCTTCAACTGTCTGGACGATATCGGGCAGGTGAACGTGCCGACCGACATCGAGGGTGGACAGCTGCTGGCGGAGAAGACGGACCGGCGCGAGTTTATCGATCTGCTGAAGCGCATGCTAACGATCGATCAGGAGCGGCGCATTACGCCGGGCGAGGCTCTGAACCACTCGTTCGCGACGCTGGCCCACCTGGTGGACTATGCGCACTGTAACAACGTGAAGGCGTCGGTACAGATGATGGAGGTTTGTCGCCGTACGGACTCGATGATTCACAC TTATAACCTGAGTGTGCAACCAACGACGGCCACGCTGGTGACCAACTTTGTGCCGAACACGACCGAAAACATGACGATCACGTTCAACAACCAGGTGCAGCGGATTGTGCGCGAGCGCGCCCCGACCTACGACAACCATCTGTACCAGATCTACGGCGGGCGTAACGTGGGCCGCCAGTACAGCAATGCCCGGCCGGATGCGTTCCAGCACCAGCTCGTGTCGAGTATACTGTGCCCGCCCGGCTATCAGACAATGCCGAGCCCCACGAAGCACGTGGTCGTCGGTGGTACGTCGATGCAGCCCCCGTTGCAGGTGCCGCCGCAGCAGTACGTGAACGTGCCCGTCCCCGTGTCGATGGTGGAACCGTCCTCCGGCCAGCGGATGCTGCTCACGAACGCGGTCCAGCCGAACGTGGCGTGGCCGCAGTCGGGCCGGCAGGTCGCCATCGTACCGTCCTGGTCGCAGCAGCCCGGGCCGGCCCATTCGCTCATTGTCGATTCGGCACCGTTCCTGAAGCTGGAAGGAATCTACCCGAACCCGCACCTCAACATCCAAACGAGCCATCACGAGCCGAAGAAGGAGTCGCCCGTACATCATCTGGT CGTTTCCCGGCACGACAAGAAGGAAAACAACCAATTGTCGCCGGTCAAAAAGCGTGTCAAGGAGAATACTCCGCCCCACCAGCGGTACAACCGGAGCCACATGTGCCCGCAGTACCACGACAATGGTACGGGCAGTGGTGCGACAGCCGGAAGCAGCAGTGCGGTCGCCTcatcctcgtcctcgtcgacGTCCGCGTtctatcagcagcagcagcagcagcaacagcagcaacaatccCAGGTCCCGAGCACTAGTGGCAGCCAGCAGATGCAGGCACCACCGGTACAACAAGCCCAGGCACAGGCTCAGGTCCCGGCCCcgcagcaccatcaccaccatcatcattcgcagcagcagccgcagctgGCGAGTGGTAGCAGTGGCAGCGGTGGTCACCACagccatcaccatcagcaacagcacTATCAGCCGGTGGATTCGTCCGGTCCGATCAGTGGTGGCGGTGCAGGCAATTTGCATCACTCGTCATCTTCCACCTCGTCGTACGGTGGCAGTGGAAGCGGCGGTGCTGGTGGTTCGTCCGTAGTGATGGGAGGCAATGGAAATATCCACCATAGTGGCAGCGGCCACCATCACCACGGCAGCAGTGGACACATCCATCACGGACACGGCCACGCTCAtcatggcggtggtggtggtgcgggtCATCATGGCAGCAGTCACCACGGGCACGGTGGCAGCGGAAGCTacggtggcagcagcaagcagcagacGATCACAATTCACGATACACCGTCGCCGACGGCTGTGATTACGATCTCGGACAGTGAGGATGAGTCGCCGGAGGTGAAACACAGCACGAGCTCGTCCTCGAAGGGCTCCTCGCACAACGCGGCCTCGGGTCAGGCGTGTACGCGTGGCACACATCAATCGTCGTCCTCGTGCCGCGGAGGAGGGGGAGGAAGCGGCGGAAACGGTTGCAGTGGGGGTATTAAGACGTCCTCGTCCTCTTCAAACGTTGCGCACAATTCGTCCGCATCGAACCAGCTCAGTGGTGGATCCGGTGCccatcagcagcaaccacaaccacaaccgTCGTCGTACCAGCAGTACGGACAACCTCAGCAGCAACACATGAGCGTCATTAGTAGCGGTAGTAGCGGCGGCAATGGTGCATCCTGTAGCGGTGGCTCTAGCAGTGGCCGACAGCGCAAATCGACGGCGGTGTCATCGTCGGCGACCGCGTGCGTTACGCTCGGGGACAGCGATGGCGAAGGGGAACGTCGCAGTCCAAAGCATCAGC CGATCAAGTACGAACAGCATGCCGGACAGTCGCAGAAGAAGCGTCTGCTTGCGATGGCCCAGAACGAATGTCTGCTGCTGCCCTCGTCCGGCGGCAGCGGTGGCAGCCAGCAGCCACTGCACGTTCCGAAACAGGAGCCGAGCGAGTTTGTCGCGTACGAGTATccttcgcagcagcagcagcagcaggtcgaCAAGCGTTCCTCGTGGGCCCCACCAACGATGGgatcgtcctcctcgtcctcccaCTACGGTGGCGGTGGACACAAGCGCGAATCGTCATCGTACATCCCGTCGTCTTCAGCATCGTCTTCGTCCTCGCTGGCCGCAGCAAcggcagccgcagcagcagccgccgccgcagccatccagcagcagcaacatcagggTGGTGGCAGTGGAGGAGGCGGCTGCAGCGGGGGCTCCCTCGGGCATGCTCCTCCGCCGCATGCTCACGCCAAGAGCACGCCGACCGGGGCGACCTCCTGGGGCCCCCCGACGGCGGCCGTGTACCGTCAGCATCAGCCGAGCGCCAACACGCCGCTCGGCAGTTCGCCCGGAGCCAtcctgcagcagcatcagcatcaggcccagcagcagcaggacatGTACGCCCAGGGGGACATGTACCGCCGATCGGCGGTATTCGTCTCGCAGGCAGCCCCCTACCAGACGGCGTACAATCgggtggtgccgccgccgGCACACAACGCCTCCAGCCGACAG GTGCTGCCCACACACCCGCTGCCAGCGCACATTCAGTTCCCGACTGCCCAGTACGGCCAGTTCGGACCGCTGAGCCCGGCACAGATCGCCAACAAGCACCACTACGCCTGGTTCGGCGAGTAA